A window of the Rhodoferax sp. GW822-FHT02A01 genome harbors these coding sequences:
- a CDS encoding SCP2 sterol-binding domain-containing protein produces MTSPTYLIPRPLGEVLARLPVYPGSLLFVAALNLALARHLGGDVAPLLAGRKLRLRVTDTHWVFDFEWCKGRFVARQPAAQWVDADLTISASAYDFLLLARRQEDPDTLFFCRRLAMEGDTELGLLVKNTLDAMDMPPFTLESFHPRRVLSGLAARFAAR; encoded by the coding sequence ATGACCTCTCCCACCTATCTCATACCCAGGCCATTGGGCGAGGTGCTCGCGCGCCTGCCGGTGTACCCTGGTTCGCTGCTGTTTGTTGCAGCTCTGAATCTGGCGCTGGCCAGGCATCTTGGCGGTGATGTAGCACCCCTGCTGGCAGGCAGGAAGCTGCGTCTGCGCGTGACCGACACCCATTGGGTCTTTGACTTCGAATGGTGCAAGGGCCGCTTTGTCGCCAGGCAGCCTGCTGCGCAGTGGGTGGATGCCGACCTCACCATCAGCGCCAGCGCCTATGACTTCCTGCTGCTGGCGCGCCGTCAGGAAGATCCGGATACCCTGTTCTTCTGTCGGCGTCTGGCCATGGAGGGCGACACCGAGCTCGGGCTGTTGGTGAAGAACACGCTGGACGCGATGGACATGCCGCCGTTCACTCTGGAGTCCTTCCATCCCAGGCGCGTTCTGTCCGGTCTCGCGGCCAGGTTTGCAGCGCGCTGA
- a CDS encoding VWA domain-containing protein yields MEEHVGLWWHQLLTRMAGQKGHGGSVALDPMRGELGLLFRALGGAHGLKVDATAGTRHGARRSVIERMAGVRAKVELAGVDAQALRLPGLADAYATVELNQALYRWQTALCAVVPEHGSWVTRNQQGTMHLLENYRGLAASYWQLVQAELQRRPDPATLPPAEAQAERSIRQALRHPDSAVTLIPGARAPEPVLLWLAPDARGAMGVARSQAMEPDEATRAGSSKQQDEKRRVAEDADMPERPGGLMMFRPESIFSWSEYAKVQHDVQENEEEDLARAADDLDTLSVSADQRPVARALRMNLDHAAREETGPTSAEPAILLPEWDYKRQVLLPAHCSVRISSMPDAPARALPERLRQEQRRLHHQLAMLAPERQVRRRQSHGDEIDLDALIRARTDSGSDQQDCYQQVRRNQRDLSCLLLADLSLSTDAAISEKLRVIDVIRDSLSLFAESLSDTRDRFALYGFSSRQRHAVNMVELKHFDEPFNARIRGRIEQIKPAFYTRMGAAVRQSSALLAKEKSRERLLLILTDGKPNDNDYYEGRYGIEDTRYALSEARKQGLRPFCVTVDQTAEDYLPHIFGKHSFTIVKRPAELPRRLALLYAQLTR; encoded by the coding sequence ATGGAAGAACATGTTGGCCTGTGGTGGCACCAGCTGCTCACGCGCATGGCGGGGCAGAAAGGCCACGGCGGGTCCGTTGCACTGGATCCCATGCGGGGCGAGCTGGGGCTGCTGTTTCGCGCGCTGGGTGGGGCGCATGGCCTGAAAGTGGATGCCACGGCCGGAACCCGCCACGGTGCACGCCGCTCGGTGATTGAGCGCATGGCCGGTGTTCGTGCCAAGGTGGAACTGGCCGGCGTGGACGCACAGGCCTTGCGCCTGCCAGGCTTGGCGGACGCCTATGCCACCGTTGAACTGAATCAGGCGTTGTACCGCTGGCAGACTGCGTTGTGCGCCGTGGTCCCCGAGCACGGCAGCTGGGTCACGCGCAACCAGCAAGGCACCATGCATCTGCTGGAAAACTACCGTGGTCTGGCGGCCAGCTACTGGCAGCTGGTGCAGGCCGAACTGCAGCGCCGCCCCGACCCCGCAACCCTGCCACCTGCCGAGGCGCAGGCTGAGCGCAGCATCCGCCAGGCGCTGCGGCATCCGGACAGTGCCGTGACGCTGATTCCGGGTGCCCGTGCGCCGGAGCCGGTGTTGCTCTGGCTGGCGCCGGATGCGCGAGGTGCCATGGGTGTCGCCCGCTCGCAGGCAATGGAGCCGGACGAAGCAACCCGTGCGGGCAGCAGCAAGCAGCAGGATGAAAAGCGCCGCGTGGCAGAAGACGCCGACATGCCCGAGCGCCCTGGCGGCCTGATGATGTTCCGGCCGGAGTCCATCTTCAGCTGGTCCGAATATGCCAAAGTGCAGCACGACGTGCAGGAGAACGAGGAGGAGGACCTGGCCCGTGCGGCCGACGATCTCGACACCTTGAGCGTTTCGGCGGATCAGCGTCCGGTCGCTCGCGCCCTGCGCATGAACCTGGACCATGCCGCACGCGAGGAGACTGGCCCCACCAGCGCGGAGCCCGCCATTCTGTTGCCCGAATGGGATTACAAGCGGCAGGTATTGTTGCCCGCGCACTGCAGCGTGCGCATCAGCAGCATGCCCGACGCACCGGCACGTGCGTTGCCTGAGCGTCTGCGCCAGGAGCAACGCCGTCTGCATCACCAACTGGCGATGCTCGCACCCGAGCGCCAGGTCCGCCGTCGCCAGTCGCACGGTGACGAGATCGATCTGGACGCCTTGATCCGTGCCCGCACCGACAGCGGATCCGACCAGCAGGACTGCTACCAGCAGGTGCGGCGCAACCAGCGTGACTTGTCTTGCCTGTTGTTGGCCGACCTGTCTTTGTCCACCGACGCAGCCATCAGCGAGAAGCTGCGCGTGATAGATGTCATTCGCGACAGTCTTTCACTCTTTGCCGAGTCCCTGTCCGACACCCGCGACCGCTTTGCCCTGTATGGATTCAGCTCACGCCAGCGGCATGCCGTGAACATGGTGGAGTTGAAGCATTTTGACGAGCCATTCAACGCACGCATCCGCGGTCGCATCGAACAGATCAAGCCAGCCTTCTACACCCGCATGGGCGCGGCGGTGCGCCAGTCCAGCGCCTTGCTGGCAAAGGAAAAGTCGCGCGAACGCTTGCTGTTGATCCTGACCGACGGCAAGCCCAATGACAACGACTACTACGAAGGCCGCTACGGCATCGAGGACACGCGCTACGCGCTGAGCGAGGCACGCAAGCAGGGTCTGCGGCCCTTCTGTGTCACGGTGGACCAGACGGCAGAGGACTACTTGCCGCACATCTTTGGCAAGCACAGTTTCACCATTGTCAAAAGGCCAGCCGAGCTCCCACGACGCCTGGCACTGCTGTACGCGCAACTGACGCGTTAG
- the ubiD gene encoding 4-hydroxy-3-polyprenylbenzoate decarboxylase: MAYRDLREFIAQLEQIGELKRVTQPVSPHLEMTALCDRSLRADGPALLFENPTGHSIPVLGNLFGSTRRVALGMGVNDMGELRKFGQVLASLKEPQAPRGLKEFMGLGALVKTLWSMTPKEQRSAPCQDVVLEASDVDLGSLPIQHCWPGDVAPLITWGLVITKGPNKPRQNLGIYRQQVLARNQLIMRWLPQRGGALDFREHGLARPGEPYPVCVALGADPATILGAVTPVPDSLSEYQFAGLLRGCRTELVKALGSDLRVPASSEIVLEGHIYPDPTHGSGYQHALEGPYGDHTGYYNEQASFPVFTVDRITRKHQPIYHSTYTGRPPDEPAMLALAMNELFVPLLQRQYPEITDFYLPPEGCSYRMAVVQIRKSYPGHARRVMFGIWSFLRQFMYTKFIVVVDEDINIRDWAEVIWAITTRVDPTRDTFLADNTPIDYLDFASPVVGLGSKMGLDATNKWPGETSREWGRPMTMDAAVSRRMEAVWQSLQS, encoded by the coding sequence ATGGCGTACCGTGATCTGCGGGAGTTCATTGCCCAGCTGGAACAGATCGGCGAGCTCAAGCGCGTGACGCAGCCGGTATCGCCGCATCTGGAAATGACGGCGCTGTGCGACCGCAGCTTGCGTGCGGATGGTCCGGCCCTGCTGTTCGAAAATCCCACGGGCCACAGCATCCCGGTGTTGGGCAATCTGTTTGGCAGCACGCGCCGCGTGGCACTGGGCATGGGCGTGAACGACATGGGCGAATTGCGCAAGTTCGGCCAGGTGCTGGCCAGCCTGAAGGAGCCGCAGGCGCCGCGCGGCCTGAAGGAGTTCATGGGCCTGGGCGCCCTGGTCAAGACGCTGTGGAGCATGACGCCCAAGGAGCAGCGCAGCGCTCCCTGCCAGGACGTAGTGCTGGAAGCCAGTGACGTGGATCTGGGCAGCCTGCCGATACAGCACTGCTGGCCCGGCGACGTTGCACCGCTCATCACCTGGGGGCTGGTGATTACCAAGGGGCCCAACAAGCCGCGGCAAAACCTGGGCATCTACCGCCAGCAAGTGCTCGCGCGCAACCAGCTCATCATGCGTTGGTTGCCCCAGCGTGGTGGCGCACTGGACTTTCGCGAGCATGGACTGGCCCGCCCCGGCGAGCCGTATCCGGTCTGCGTCGCCCTGGGGGCTGACCCCGCCACCATTCTGGGTGCCGTCACGCCTGTGCCTGACAGCCTGTCCGAGTACCAGTTTGCCGGGCTGTTGCGTGGCTGCCGTACCGAGTTGGTCAAGGCCCTGGGCAGCGATCTGCGGGTACCGGCTTCGAGCGAGATCGTGCTCGAGGGGCACATCTATCCGGACCCAACCCATGGCAGCGGCTATCAACATGCGCTGGAAGGTCCGTATGGCGATCACACGGGTTACTACAACGAGCAAGCCAGTTTCCCGGTGTTCACGGTGGACCGCATCACGCGCAAGCACCAGCCCATCTACCACTCCACATACACCGGCAGGCCGCCGGACGAACCAGCCATGCTTGCCCTGGCCATGAACGAACTGTTCGTGCCGCTGTTGCAGCGCCAGTACCCGGAAATCACTGACTTCTATCTGCCGCCGGAGGGCTGCAGTTACCGGATGGCAGTTGTGCAGATACGCAAGTCCTATCCCGGCCATGCACGTCGGGTGATGTTTGGCATATGGAGTTTTCTGCGCCAGTTCATGTACACCAAGTTCATTGTGGTGGTCGACGAAGACATCAACATCCGCGACTGGGCTGAAGTGATCTGGGCCATCACAACGCGTGTGGACCCGACGCGCGACACGTTCCTGGCCGACAACACGCCCATCGACTATCTGGACTTTGCGTCACCGGTGGTGGGGCTGGGCAGCAAGATGGGTCTGGATGCCACCAACAAATGGCCCGGCGAGACCAGCCGCGAATGGGGTCGCCCCATGACCATGGACGCCGCAGTCAGCCGCCGCATGGAAGCGGTCTGGCAGTCCCTCCAATCCTGA
- a CDS encoding CbbQ/NirQ/NorQ/GpvN family protein produces the protein MTLLSLHKPHASDIPAYVAVDQEVEVFQMAWRSHLPVLLKGPTGCGKTRFVEHMAARLKRPLFTVSCHDDLSAADLVGRHLIGADGTYWVDGPLTQAVRQGGICYLDEIVEARKDTTVVLHSLSDDRRILPIDRLGLVLEAPPEFMLVVSYNPGYQHLMKALKPSTRQRFVSLAFDFPDAALEQQIVVGETGIASALAKQLVTLARALRQTADHDLEEAPGTRLLVDVARLIVQGCNPQLACRVGMIECVTDDPEMVRALMQVVQAILGD, from the coding sequence ATGACGCTTCTATCCTTGCACAAACCCCATGCCTCCGACATCCCGGCCTACGTGGCCGTCGATCAGGAAGTCGAGGTCTTTCAAATGGCCTGGCGCAGCCATCTGCCGGTACTGCTCAAAGGGCCGACCGGCTGCGGCAAGACCCGTTTTGTGGAGCACATGGCCGCGCGCCTGAAGCGCCCCCTGTTCACGGTGTCCTGCCATGACGATCTGAGCGCTGCCGATCTGGTGGGGCGCCATCTGATAGGAGCTGATGGCACCTACTGGGTGGATGGACCGCTCACCCAGGCCGTGCGCCAAGGCGGGATTTGCTATCTGGACGAGATTGTCGAAGCACGCAAGGACACCACGGTGGTGCTGCATTCGCTTTCGGACGACAGGCGCATCCTTCCGATAGATCGCCTGGGGCTGGTGCTGGAGGCACCACCCGAATTCATGCTGGTGGTGTCCTACAACCCGGGCTACCAGCACCTGATGAAGGCCCTGAAACCCAGCACGCGCCAGCGCTTTGTGTCGCTGGCCTTTGACTTCCCGGATGCGGCCCTGGAGCAGCAGATTGTGGTGGGCGAAACCGGCATTGCATCGGCCCTGGCCAAGCAGTTGGTGACATTGGCCCGCGCGCTGCGGCAGACCGCCGACCACGATCTGGAAGAGGCACCCGGCACGCGCCTTCTGGTGGATGTTGCCCGCCTGATCGTGCAAGGCTGCAACCCGCAACTGGCCTGCCGCGTCGGCATGATCGAATGCGTTACCGACGACCCCGAGATGGTGCGTGCACTGATGCAGGTGGTGCAAGCCATCTTGGGTGACTAG
- a CDS encoding UbiX family flavin prenyltransferase produces the protein MKKIIVAITGASGAIYGVRLLQLLKATPGVQTHLTVSPSGLLTLRHELDMNRSQLDALADVVHASHDVGAQIASGSFQCDAMVIAPCSMRTLGAVAQGLSDNLVTRAADVMLKERRRLVLMARETPLNLAHLRNMTLVTEMGGIIFPPVPSFYHRPASVDDMVNQSVGRVLDLLGLPLVHTPRWAGLPQVATAVD, from the coding sequence ATGAAAAAAATCATTGTTGCCATCACCGGTGCCAGTGGCGCCATCTACGGCGTGCGCCTTCTGCAGTTGCTCAAGGCCACCCCGGGCGTGCAGACCCACCTCACCGTGTCGCCCTCCGGGCTATTGACCCTGCGCCATGAGTTGGACATGAACCGCTCCCAACTGGATGCGTTGGCCGATGTGGTGCACGCCTCGCATGACGTGGGGGCGCAGATTGCCAGCGGCTCTTTTCAGTGTGACGCCATGGTGATTGCGCCGTGCTCCATGCGCACCCTGGGCGCCGTGGCACAGGGCCTGTCCGACAACCTGGTGACGCGCGCGGCCGATGTGATGCTAAAGGAGCGCCGGCGCCTGGTACTGATGGCGCGTGAAACTCCGCTGAACCTGGCGCATCTGCGCAACATGACGCTGGTCACCGAGATGGGTGGCATCATCTTCCCACCCGTGCCCAGCTTCTATCACCGGCCTGCATCCGTGGACGACATGGTCAATCAAAGCGTGGGTCGCGTGCTGGACTTGTTGGGTCTGCCGCTGGTTCATACGCCACGCTGGGCCGGGTTGCCGCAAGTCGCCACCGCAGTGGACTGA
- a CDS encoding cytochrome C oxidase subunit IV family protein: protein MAHPDNTTTAALQRAPAQHLPAVWSALLLLTLLSYYGLSRFSEGTFVPLVLAAMWLKGQLLVDQFMGLRQVRRFWRALMALYLLGVTVAIGLAFLLD, encoded by the coding sequence ATGGCACACCCTGACAACACCACTACCGCGGCGTTGCAACGCGCGCCCGCGCAGCATCTGCCAGCCGTCTGGAGTGCGCTGCTGCTACTGACGCTGCTCAGCTACTACGGCCTGAGCCGGTTTTCCGAGGGGACCTTTGTGCCCCTGGTGCTGGCTGCCATGTGGCTCAAGGGCCAGTTGCTGGTGGACCAGTTCATGGGCTTGCGCCAAGTGCGCAGGTTCTGGCGCGCCTTGATGGCGCTGTATCTGTTGGGAGTGACCGTGGCCATCGGCCTGGCATTCCTGCTTGACTAA
- a CDS encoding cytochrome c yields MQQIFTKAMARNIFLGSAAIFLVIYIALSVDTWRQIPVRDHADQLTDAVKRGKYLMDSNNCIGCHTVNGEGAYFAPELGNVYTRRGPEFIKAWIQTQPTGIAGRRQMPHFQFTDAQYEDLIAYFKWLSNIDTNHWPPNTQG; encoded by the coding sequence ATGCAGCAAATCTTCACCAAGGCAATGGCGCGCAATATCTTTTTGGGCAGCGCCGCCATCTTTCTGGTGATCTACATCGCGCTCAGCGTGGATACCTGGCGACAGATTCCTGTGCGCGACCACGCGGATCAGCTGACCGATGCCGTCAAGCGCGGCAAGTACCTGATGGACAGCAACAACTGCATCGGCTGCCACACGGTCAACGGGGAGGGCGCCTACTTTGCACCCGAGCTGGGCAATGTGTACACGCGCCGTGGCCCCGAGTTCATCAAGGCCTGGATTCAAACGCAGCCCACCGGCATCGCTGGTCGCCGCCAGATGCCGCACTTCCAGTTCACGGATGCCCAGTATGAAGATCTGATCGCCTACTTCAAGTGGCTGTCCAACATAGACACCAACCATTGGCCACCGAACACCCAGGGCTGA
- a CDS encoding cbb3-type cytochrome c oxidase subunit I yields the protein MNNSSQSVAKPYFIAALALFLGQILFGLVAGMQYLDGSFLFPAIPFSTSRMVHTNLLIVWLLMAYMGAAYFIVPEEAQTPLFSPKLALATFWIFLIAGAATILGYLFVPYDQLAAATGNAVVPTMGRGYLEQPLPTKIGIVLVALSLLFNITMTLIKGRKTSLNVILVVALWGLALLFLPAFYFPDDTVKASYGWWWVVHGWVEGDWELILSSLLGFILIKMTGVDREIIEKWLYVIIAMTLVSGIIGIGHHYYYTGAPEYWIWLGSIFSAIEPIPFIMLIAFAFKTLFQRRREHPNKAAMLWAMGTPIVAFLGAGLWGFMITLAPVQFYAHGTNLTAAHGHLAFFGAYAMVSMAIISYAMPLLRGRTANSVRSQRWEMTGFWTMVISMMGITLALTGAGLVTMFTQRMGANPSSFMEVADSSKAFFWIREIAGVGFLLGLLSYLTSFFIPGEYAYAAEVKRAVA from the coding sequence ATGAACAACTCGTCTCAAAGTGTGGCGAAACCCTATTTCATTGCCGCGTTGGCATTGTTTTTGGGGCAGATCCTTTTCGGCCTGGTGGCCGGCATGCAATACCTGGATGGCAGCTTCCTGTTTCCTGCCATTCCCTTCAGCACCAGCCGCATGGTGCACACCAATCTTCTGATTGTCTGGCTGCTGATGGCCTACATGGGGGCAGCCTATTTCATCGTGCCCGAAGAAGCGCAGACGCCGCTCTTCAGTCCCAAACTGGCCCTGGCTACTTTCTGGATCTTCCTGATTGCAGGGGCGGCAACCATTCTGGGTTACCTGTTCGTGCCGTATGACCAGCTGGCGGCCGCAACCGGCAACGCGGTGGTGCCCACCATGGGTCGCGGCTACCTGGAGCAACCGCTGCCCACCAAGATAGGCATCGTGCTGGTGGCCCTGTCGTTGCTGTTCAACATCACCATGACGCTGATCAAGGGTCGCAAGACTTCGCTCAATGTCATCCTGGTGGTGGCGCTGTGGGGCCTGGCCTTGCTGTTCCTGCCTGCGTTCTACTTCCCTGACGACACAGTCAAGGCCAGCTACGGCTGGTGGTGGGTGGTGCACGGATGGGTGGAAGGCGACTGGGAGTTGATCCTGAGCTCACTGCTGGGTTTCATCCTGATCAAGATGACCGGCGTGGACCGTGAAATCATCGAAAAGTGGCTGTACGTGATCATTGCCATGACCCTGGTCTCCGGCATCATCGGCATCGGCCACCACTACTACTACACCGGTGCGCCCGAGTACTGGATATGGCTGGGCTCCATCTTCAGCGCCATTGAACCGATTCCCTTCATCATGCTGATCGCGTTTGCCTTCAAGACCCTGTTTCAACGCCGCCGCGAGCACCCCAACAAGGCCGCCATGCTGTGGGCCATGGGGACACCCATCGTCGCCTTTCTGGGCGCTGGCCTGTGGGGCTTCATGATCACGCTGGCACCGGTACAGTTCTACGCCCACGGCACCAACCTCACCGCAGCCCACGGCCATCTGGCGTTCTTCGGCGCCTATGCCATGGTGTCCATGGCCATCATCTCGTACGCCATGCCACTGCTGCGCGGGCGCACCGCCAACAGCGTGCGCTCGCAGCGCTGGGAAATGACGGGCTTCTGGACCATGGTGATCAGCATGATGGGCATCACCCTGGCCCTGACCGGTGCCGGCCTGGTGACCATGTTTACCCAGCGCATGGGTGCCAATCCCTCCAGCTTCATGGAAGTGGCGGATTCATCCAAGGCATTCTTCTGGATTCGCGAAATCGCTGGCGTCGGATTCCTGCTGGGCCTGCTGTCCTACCTGACCAGCTTCTTCATTCCAGGTGAGTACGCCTATGCCGCCGAAGTGAAGCGTGCGGTTGCCTGA
- a CDS encoding cytochrome c oxidase subunit 3 has protein sequence MNSITLSARTAGSSSRGARTALPGDLAVWIFIFAELLVFAVLFLAYALARRSHIDLFNSEQALLDRQGGLINTLVLISSSYAVACAGAAIRANRVRACMLWLCGAWALGAVFLTLKAMEFSHDAAIGMQLSRNLFDMFYLSLTFFHFMHVLMAMVIVSVVIHNTWLGRYSAASHVGVETASSYWHMVDLVWIILFVLVYVLH, from the coding sequence ATGAACAGCATCACATTGAGTGCCCGCACAGCGGGCAGCAGCAGCCGGGGAGCGCGCACAGCCCTTCCCGGTGATCTGGCAGTCTGGATCTTCATCTTTGCCGAGCTGCTGGTATTTGCCGTGCTGTTCCTGGCCTATGCGCTGGCACGGCGGTCGCACATAGACCTGTTCAACAGCGAGCAGGCTCTGCTGGACCGCCAGGGCGGCTTGATCAACACCCTGGTGCTGATCAGCAGCAGCTATGCGGTGGCCTGTGCCGGCGCCGCCATTCGGGCCAACCGGGTGCGCGCCTGCATGCTCTGGCTATGTGGCGCCTGGGCGCTGGGTGCGGTATTCCTGACCCTCAAAGCCATGGAGTTCAGTCACGACGCAGCGATTGGCATGCAGCTCTCGCGCAACCTCTTCGACATGTTTTATCTGTCGCTCACTTTCTTTCACTTCATGCATGTGCTGATGGCCATGGTGATTGTGTCGGTGGTCATCCACAACACTTGGCTGGGGCGCTACAGCGCTGCCTCCCATGTCGGCGTGGAGACCGCCAGTTCCTACTGGCACATGGTGGATCTGGTCTGGATCATCCTGTTCGTGCTGGTCTATGTATTGCACTGA